The nucleotide sequence TCAGCTTGCCATCACCGTCCAGAATTTCTCTATACTGCACCGCAATATCAAGAACACATTCAAAATCTGTATTAAGTCTTACATCTCTGTAGATTAGATCAAAATGCGTTTCCTTGTTCTGAGGAATATCCAAATAAGTTTCATAGCTATAGGTTTCACCTTTCAAAACGGACATCGCTTTGAGAGCAAAATATAAGGCCTGCGTGTAAAACTCTCTTGTTTTTTTCCGGTCTATATCATTTTCATAAAAACCGCCTTCTACCAGAACAGACGGAATTCCGGCTTTCATAAAATTATCTCCGGCTGAAGTTGGGTAAAATTCGTCTGTATATTTTGCAATTCTGTTTGGCAGCATTTGTTTCATCTGCAGATATACAGCAGCGATGACGGCCATACTTTTTTTCCTGTTTTCTGTAATAGCTCTCTCAGGGCTTTCAGAAGGCGCCAAGAATGACAAAGTTGCAGGATGCTTTCCGTCTGTAGAAAAAATCGTTCGCTGATCGTGAAGATTCAGTAAATAATCATAATCTCCAGTAAGTACTACAGATTTCAGAATTTTCATTTCTGAACTGGAATTTCGCAAATAATCTCTGTTTATATCAATATCAAAGGCGTTTCTTCTGGTCCATTGTTCAGACCCGTCAGGATTCAGCATAAAAATAAAATCAAGCTGAATAAGTTCAAATAGCTTTTCCTTAAGTTCTGGATGTTTTTCAAAGATAGCAAGAAGATCCAGCATTGCCAGAGTTGCAGTAGATTCGTTTCCATGCATCTGAGACCAAGCTGCAATTCTGGTGACACCTTGCCCTAAAGTC is from Epilithonimonas vandammei and encodes:
- a CDS encoding M14 family zinc carboxypeptidase — translated: MTVSFPYFKNVNFPERYISPEKLFSYLQSNYSDCIKEVGKSGLGKPIYMMTLGQGVTRIAAWSQMHGNESTATLAMLDLLAIFEKHPELKEKLFELIQLDFIFMLNPDGSEQWTRRNAFDIDINRDYLRNSSSEMKILKSVVLTGDYDYLLNLHDQRTIFSTDGKHPATLSFLAPSESPERAITENRKKSMAVIAAVYLQMKQMLPNRIAKYTDEFYPTSAGDNFMKAGIPSVLVEGGFYENDIDRKKTREFYTQALYFALKAMSVLKGETYSYETYLDIPQNKETHFDLIYRDVRLNTDFECVLDIAVQYREILDGDGKLTYQPYVMEVGDLNHKKGWKEIDCKGKKFISEKKFPKLNAIVDFRIE